The genomic stretch CCCACAACTTCTTGTAAATTGTTCCTCCCCCAGTCACAAATACTTCATCTTCATTTTTCGTCAACTCCAAAGCCTCCTCAACACTATGCACAACCTCGCATCCCGCAGCCTCGAATTCCGGATTTCGGGATATAACGATATTTCTTCGGTTAGGCAAAGCCCGACCGATCGACTCAAACGTCTTCCGTCCCATTAATATCGTATGCCCCGTGGTCAAAGCCTTAAAGCGTTTCAAATCAGCTGAAAGCCTCCATATCAACCCGTTATCCCTTCCGATAACATTGTTCTCTGCCGCTGCTACTATTATTGATAAAACCATCGAATTTATTTTAGATTTACGATTTTAGATTTACGATTGGCCCCTCTGACCTTTGGTCATCTCCACTATAAACAGGGAAGAACCAAATTAGTCTCCGTCTTCGGGAATCTTTTCATTCTAAATTTTAAACTCTAAATTTTACATTATACCGATATCGCCCCCTTTATATGTGGATGCGGGTTATAATCGCACAATGTAAAATCTTCGTATTTAAAATCGAATATACTTTTCACGTCCGGGTTGATTTCCATCCGGGGTAAAGGACGGGGTTCGCGTGTCAACTGCAATTTCACCTGTTCGATATGATTCAAGTAAATATGCGTGTCACCCAACGTATGCACAAATTCTCCTGGTTTCAAACCGCACACTTGCGCCATCATCATTGTCAACAAAGCATACGAGGCAATATTAAACGGCACGCCCAAAAAAGTATCGGCACTACGCTGATACAATTGGCAGGATAATTTCCCGTTAGCCACGTAAAACTGAAATAATGCGTGACAAGGGGGCAATGCCATATTTTCAATATCCCCGGCATTCCATGCACTCACGATCAACCGACGGGAATTCGGACTATGTTTAATGTCATGCACCACTTGGGAAATCTGATCCAGAGAAGTCCCGTCCGGCTTAGGCCATGAACGCCATTGGTAACCATAGATATGTCCTAATCTACCATCTTCATCAGCCCATTCATCCCAGATACTCACCCCATGATCGTGCAAATACTTCACGTTCGTATCGCCGTTCAGGAACCACAACAACTCGTATATAATTGACTTCAAATGCAATTTCTTCGTAGTCAACAAAGGGAAACCTTCTTCCAGGTTAAACCGCATCTGGTGACCGAACACGCTAATCGTTCCCGTCCCCGTCCGGTCCTCTTTCACCGTCCCCTCCGACAAAATCCTATCCAGTAAATCTAAATATTGCCTCATAATAATTGAAAATTGAAAATTGAAAATTGAAAATGTACGATTCAACTTTCAATAGATGATAGAACAAAGATAGCCTTTAAATTTTAAATTCTAAACTTTTCTCACGATCATTAACCCGTGACGAACAGGCAACAGGATATTCTCCACCCGGCTATCAGCCTGTACCATTTCATTAAAATTCAAAATACCTTTGGTTTGGGCATCCAATTTCACTTGCGGGTCTGCCACCTTACCATCCCACAACACGTCATCCGCAATAATCATTCCTCCACTCCGCACCTTATCAAACACGAGCCGATAATATTCCGAATATTCTCGCTTATCGGCATCGATAAACACCAGATCAAACATTTCATCCAGCGTGGGAATAATCTTGCAAGCATCCCCCACGTGAAAAACGATACGCTCCTGCAAGCCGCTTTTTTCAATATATTGGCGAGTGAAATCTTCCAACTCATCATTCACGTCGATCGTGTGCAGCACACCCCCTTTCTCCAACCCGGCAGCCATCGAAATAGCAGCATACCCCGTGTATGTCCCGATCTCCAGCACCCGACGGGCGCCAATCATCCGGCATATCATTTTCAGGAACTGCCCTTGCAAATTTCCGGATAACATTCTCGGACGCAATACATTCAGATGGGTCGCCCTTGACAACTCGGCCAACACCTCCCCCTCCGGCTCGCTATGCGCCAGTATATATTGTTCCAGTTCAGCATCCATTTCCAACATGACAGATTCTATTTATATAGTAATACAGATTGCTTTTCCACATCGAAGACCTCCTTCGCCACCCGGATCAGCAACTCCGGTGTAATTTCCTCGATCTGGGTATAAATATCTTCAAGACTATCCACCTTATCGTAAATCAAGAAACTCTTCCCGATCGACAGCATCAAGTTCTCGTAATTCTCCGACGAGATCGCCAGTTGCCCCACCATCTGAGCCTTTGCCCGTTTCAACTGCAAGGGCCCCAACTTTTCTTCATACAAGGCCCGCATCTCCTTCTTGCACAAATTCAGACACCATTCGGCATTTTCCGGGTCACAACCGAAATAAATCATGGATACCCCCGTGTCCGAATAAGGCGTGTACGACGCCTCGATATTATAAGCCAAACCGTACTTTTCACGGATATTCAAATTCAAACGGGAATTCATCCCCGTCCCTCCCAACAAGTTCATCAACAGCGATAAGGCCAATCGGTTATCCTCCGTGTAATCGTAAGCGATATTCCCGATAATACAATGACTTTGGTGCGTGTCCCGATCCATCTCCACGAAACGGGGAGTGTAAATCTCCGGCTTAATCCGAGCCTTCAACGGAGTTCCGGCCTCGTAAGGCGAAAAATACTTTTCCACCAGACGCACCAACTTCTCGAACGGGATATCCCCGACCGAGCTAATCACCATCCGGTTCGGGAAATAATTACGTTTCACAAAATCCAGCACCATACCCCGGGAAATCCGTTCCACGGAAGCCTCGTCACCCAGAATATTCCGTCCGATCGGGTAACCGGTATAAATCAGCTCCTCGAAATCGTCGAAAATCAACTCTCCCGGGTTATCCTTGTACGAGTTTATCTCATCCAGTACCACGTCTTTCTCCTTCTCTATCTCCTTCTCCGGGAACACCGAATGAAACACGATGTCGGCAAACAATTCCAACGTACGCTCGTAATCCTTTGCCATAAACGTGGCATACACGCACGTGTCCTCCTTCGTGGTGTAAGCATTCAACTCACCCCCGACATCTTCCAGACGACTCAATATATGATAGGCTTTACGTTTCTCCGTACCTTTAAAAATCACGTGTTCTATAAAATGAGCCATTCCCAGTTCATCCTCCCGTTCATCCCGACTCCCCACGTTTATAATCAACCCGCAATAAGCGGCTTTATTCGGAACATAGTTATGGATTAATCTTAATCCATTAGCAAATATATGTGTTTGATACATTTTATTGAATAAAAAGACTTCCTCCCGACAAATTCAGATTCACTTTTCCCGCGTATTTTTTATTCCCGATAAACCCGGTCTCCAGCACGGTATTCTTATCCGTCGTCGGTTTACTCTCCAGCGTCACGCCCTCGGGCAATTCCACCTTCAAATTTTTATTACGTGCCAACTCCAGCGTGTAACCGCATCCTTCCATGAAAGTCAATCCCACCTTCGTGGAAGAACCTTTCACGTCAACAGCAGCGAACGAGAAATTGATATTACGCACGTTCAACTCGCCCCAACGCATATCCATCTTGAGTGATCCGCCAATATCCTGCACCTCGTATTTCGTGTAGAAAGAAGTCCCGTCCATATCCTCGACCATCCCCAGGTAACAGGTCCCTCCCGATGTCTTCAACGAAAGTTTATCCGCCTCCATCAACTGCAAAGTCGTTGACGTGCAATCCAGTTTCATCTCTTTCCCTTCCCCGATCTTCACCTTACAGGATTTGAACTCGGCCGTCATGTTTCCCAATTTCTCCACCTCAAATTCTCCCTTATTCTGTTTCACGGAAAACTCTCCACCCGTCACTGAATTGGCCTTAAAATTACCGGATACGATCTCCACGCTCATATCCCCCACGAAATCGGCCACCGAGGCGCCTCCCTCCGTGCATACCAGACGTACTTTCTTACCTTTCGGAACCTTAATATGATAGTCAACGCTCACGGTCACCCCCGCAAACATCTGCCGCAGGCTCATATCCTTCTGGAACAACGTCTCCACGTTCAACACAGCCCCCTGCTCCTTAGCCGTTATGGAAATATACTCTAATATCTCGTCAACCTTGGCTTTTGTTTTTGCCTCCACCCACACGGAAGTCGTGATGGAAAACTCGTCACCTTCCTGCTTAACATCGATATTCCCATAGCGGTTCGTAACCGTCAACTCGTTAATGGATGCCGCAGGAAAGCTCTTCTTAAACTCCTTTGATCCCTCCTCAGCCCAAGCGTTTACCGCTCCGAACAAAACAATTGCCAATAATAATAATCTCTTCATATCGATTGATTTAATCATGAATTACTCGACAACAAATCACATCATCTCCTCGTTCTCCTCCACCTCTTTGTACCGCAGTGCCAGGTAAGCCAGCATCCGGCTAAACGTCTCCATTGCCATTGTCGTTTGCGAATTTATCTCTTTTTTCTGTAATCGCAACATCAAATGCCCATAAAGAGCATGAAGTGCCAGCTCGACATCGGAAACCTCCTCCGGCAAGTTCGTCTTCCGGCGATAATCCAGCAAATTATTCGCAGCCATCATGAACAACTGCTTATACTTCATATCCTGCACGTTATGGAGTAAATGGAAATGCAACTCCGTCAACTCGTTCACCATGTTCTTCACCACCTGCACGTGCCCGCTCTTCGTCACCTCCTCTTTCCTCATCATCTCGATCAAGTTGTCATACCAATCGCTGATCTCCTTCCGTGTCGCATCATCCCCCCCGAACTGGCTCACCACGTTCCGGTTCACCAGCTCAATATCCATCTGCATCGCCCTCAACATATCCTCCACCTGCCACATATACAGGATATATTCGGCCACATTACTCTTTCTCTTCTCGCGTGCTATCAACATACTAACTAATTTACAATTTTAGATTTTAAATTTTAAATTGCCTACCGGACACATATCAACCTAAAATTTACAATTCGAAATTTTATAGTTCTTTGAGTTTATCAATCAACCTCCGGTCTCGTTTCGTGGGACGCCCTGAACCACGATCCCGGCTTTCAAATTGCATGAAAGTTCCCCGGAGAATATCTAGTTTTTCCTGCGGGGTGATCTCTTCCACGAAATCGACGGCCAACTGGGCAGACATCCGCTTGTCGGTAACCTGTTTCACCACGTACTCCCGCTCAATCGGCGGAACCCGTACTTTCACGACATCCCCGACCTTTACCTCCCGGGACGCTTTCACGTGCGCATCACCGATAGAGACGTGACCTTTACCACATTCCTCTGCGGCTAACGAGCGGGTTTTGAAAATCCGAACCGCCCACAACCATTTATCTATTCTAACCTTCTCCACGGCTTATTCATTTATAACTTACAATCTGTCAAAGCTAAAACTTATTCTGCAAATGACAAAACAAATGCTGACCTGGAATCACGAACCTGAAATCTTCATTTTAAAATTCGGAATCACGACTTCAAAATCACAAATCGTAAATCTAAAATCGCAAATTATTACACAGGCTCATCGTCTTGTCCACCCCGATAAAAATAAAATTCTCGATCACCTCCCCGCAATGCTTTAACATCACTGGAAAACGTTCCTCTTCCTCCGAAGACCACTCTCCCAACACGTAATCTACCTGTTTTCCCTTGGGAAATTCGTTCCCGATACCAAAACGCAAACGGGTGTAATCCTGTGTCCCCAGCAACTGGTTAATACTCTTCAAACCGTTATGTCCCCCGTCACTACCTTTGCCTCTCAAACGGATCGTCCCGAAAGGTAACGCCAAGTCATCCACCACCACGAAAAGATTCGACAACTCGATTTTCTCTTTTTGCATCCAGTAACTGACCGCCTTACCACTCAGGTTCATGTACGTGTTCGGCTTCAACAAAATCAGGGTACGTCCCTTCAACTTCACCGTGGCAACCGCACCATAACGCATATCTTCAAAAACAGTATTGGACGCCTTAGCAAAGGCGTCCAATACTTTAAATCCGATGTTATGTCGTGTATTCTGGTACTCGGGACCTATGTTGCCCAATCCCACAATAAGATATTTCATCTGTCTATTTTTTCAAACTACTATTGAGCGCTTTGTGCAGCTCTTGCAGCTCTTGTCAATTTAACCTGAGCAACCACAACGCTCTTGGCATTCATTAACTCTACGCCTTCCACGTGAATATCCTGTACTTTAATAGCCTTACCAACACCTAAAGAAGTAACATCAACAACCACTTCATCCGGCATATCTTTCGGAAGAGCTTTTACTTTCAACTTACGAGTGATGATAGCCAACTTACCTCCGGCTTGAACTCCGGCAGCGTGTCCTGTTACCCGAACAGGAACGTCCATTACAACTGGCTTATCCTCTGAGGTCTGGTAGAAATCAATATGTAAAACCTTATCCGTCACCGGGTGGAATTGAATATCTCTCATCACGGCACCGTAAGATTTACCATCAAGATCCAAATTTACCAGATATACATTAGGAGTGTAAAGAAGTTTCTTCAAATCTTTATCCAAAACTGCGAAATGAACGTTTGCCTCTCCACCATAAAGAACGCATGGAACTTTCTCCGCATATCTTACAGCCTTGGTAGCTTTTTTACCTAAATCGTTTCTTACTTCTCCTTTTAAATCAAATACTTGCATAATAATAACATTGCTTGTGCTACTCAAATCCAGACTGATGCCCCGGGGTTATAAGCCACGTCTGCATTCCCATTACACGTTTAAAACTATCCCCGTACTTTTAATGCGGCGCAAATGTACGAACAAATTATCAGAATCACAACACTTTTTTCAAAGCGATTATCTTCATTTCTCCATCTCACTTTTTACCCACTCGTCATATATACCCTTGATCTCTTGGTAACGAGGATGTTCTTTGAAAAGCAAAAGAGAGGAGCGAAAATTATAGTCTGCATGATCCACAAATGCATCAATTTTCTCAATGTCATGCTCACCTGTTTGACAATACCACTTTTCAAATAATCGAAAACGAGCATTCTCCTTTTTATCACAAGTCTCACAAACAACAATAAGCGAATTTTGATTTACTTGAAAAAAATCACTCAAAATCTTGACAATCGTGTAACGCACCCTCCCATCATTCACAGGTTTCCCCACTGCATCAAAAGAAAAAGTATAAACATGATCGGCCCCGAAAGCTTCACTAATATCAATAAAATAAGCGGTGTAAACAACACCGCTTTGCGTTATAAATTTATATGCCAGATCATCTGTCTGAACGATATGATACGGGAGTTGCAAATTTGATATCACGCTCTTTAGCTAATTTTTTCAAATCACCATTCTTCTGAATACACTCCCGAATAGCACGCTTATCCTCCAACAATTTTTGGAAAAAACTTTTCGTTTCTACTTTTGGTGTTTTCATTTCAATGATTTTTAAGTCCTTATTTATAAATACAAAGATACAAATAACAATCCAAACTCCATAACAATGTCACGAATTAATATCATTTACAATCAATATAAATAAGCATTCATCAATACCACATCAACACCCAAAACAACACACTGAAAATCAACAATAAACAATCAAAAATCCGCCATTTTCAATGACAAGTTTTCACACGGAACAACCCTTTTTATTCTGAAAAAGTTTTTTGTTTCAATTATAGGTCTTATTTTTGCGTCATTATTAACAAACAAATTTTTTTAGAAATGGCTTACGTAATATCTGATGATTGTATTTCTTGTGGAGCATGTGAATCAGAGTGCCCGGTAGGAGCAATCTCTATGGGTGATGATCACTATCAAATCAATGCTGATGAATGTATCTCATGCGGGGCTTGCGCTGGTGTATGTCCTGTTGGAGCTCCGAAAGAAGCTTAATCATCATAAAAAGAAAAGAACAAAGCTGCCTCTCTCGGGCAGCTTTCTTTTTGTACCTATTCGAAACCATTACTACCGATAACTCCCTCAAATCAACCCTTCTCACGGGGTTGTAAAAGCACGATGCCTCATGCTTGTTTGCAAGTCGTATCCTTGTTCCCGTGAACAACCGGAACGTGGCCAAAGTTATTTTTACTTATACTTTGTTAAAATGGCGGCGACAATCGGGCGACAGCGCCTAACAGTCACCCAATTTTCAAACTTCCCCCCCCAAATACCCCGTTAAATCCCATGAATCACGAGATCCATCCGCACGTCCAGCTCATCGACAGGCACCTCTTCCACGAACTGGAATCCGAAACAAATCCCGACCTTCCGGGCAACATGTGTCTCTTTCAAAATCTTATCGTAATACCCGCGTCCGCGCCCTAGACGATTCCCGTGGCGATCAAAAGCCACGCCCGGCACGACGATCAAGTCAATCGCATCGTAATCCGTGTACAATTCACCAACAGGCTCCAATATGCCGAAAGCCTCTCCCGGTTGCAGGGATTCCATGCCCTTAAACACCCGTAATTCCAACACGTCCCCTTTCACGCAAGGCAACAGGACGGTCTTCTCCCCTGCCCACTTGCAGACGTAATCATGCGTGAACACCTCGTCGTCCATCGACCAGTAGAGCAACACGGTCCGGGCCTCCTTGAAAAAATCCGTCTGTTCCAACTCCTTCCACAAGGGACGAGACATCTCCACCTTTTGTTCCAGAGAATACTGGCTTTTCAAAACTTTAACCTGTTTTCGCAATTCTTTTTTATCCATGGTAAACAATCTTCCTAATCTTTATTCATTATTTTGCGCAAAAATCGTACTTTTGCAGCAATAAACAAAACAAGCTGCCAAAGAGTTACCAGATTTATTTGGACGCTTACCAACAATCCATCCCGTCAAGGGATACAACGTGCAGAATTATGAAAATAGCGATACCTCAAATCAACTACCACATCGGAGATATTTCCAAAAATAAGGATCTTATTATTGCTGCCATAAAAAAGGCGAAAGCCATGAAAGCGGAACTCGTTCTTTTTCCCGAACACGCCATCTGTGGGGCTTACCCGCAAGACCTTTTCGAGAAAGAATATTTCGTGAACGAATGTCGTGTCAGCATTGAAAAGATCGCCGAGCAATGTCATAATATAGCGGCATTAGTGGGCGGCCCGAACCTAGACTTGGAAGATGGCATCCTGATGAACGCCATGTTTTTCATGTACGACGGGGAAGTGCGAGGCGGGGTAAACAAAACCATATTGAGCGACTACGACGTTTTCGATGAGAGCCGGTACTTCATCCCGGGAGAATCCAACACGCCCCTACGCTACAAGAACCAGAATATCCGGGTCATTTTCGACGAGTACGAATCCAACATGATCGAGAAGACCGACACGATCATCGTACATGTCGGTTCGACACCTTTCACCACGGAAAGTTTTGCTTACCGGAAAGAAAGTCTATCATACATCGCACGCAAACAGAAATGCCCACTCATATCACTCAATCACGTGGGAGCGAACGCCTCTCTGATATTTGACGGTAACTCTTTCGTGGTCAACAGTAAAGGGATTTCAACATACAAATTAGCCGCATTCAAAGAAGATTTCATGGTCATCGACACGGAAAGACTGCTTAATGCCCCGGCCCTCAAAGAAAAAGGACCGGACAACATAGCTCTTATTCACGATGCACTCATCCTAGGGATAAAAGATTTCTTCCACAAAAACGGATTCTCGAAAGCCGTACTCGGACTTTCCGGGGGAATCGATTCTGCTCTCGTCGCCGCATTAGCAACAGAAGCTCTTGGAAAAGAAAACGTGTTGGGCATACTGATGCCTTCCCGCTTCTCAACAGACCACTCGGTCACGGATGCCGTCGACCTGGCAAAAAACTTGGGAATCTCTCACGAAATTTTACCCATCAAAGAGATATACGACAACTTTATTACCACGTTAAAACCAGTATTCAAGGACGCCCCCTTCAACGTGGCCGAAGAAAACCTGCAAGCTCGTATCCGTGGATCGCTTGTTATGGCAATCTCCAACAAGTTCGGGAACATCCTTTTAAACACGTCGAACAAAAGCGAGGCTGCCGTGGGATATGGTACCCTGTACGGGGACCTGTGCGGATCACTTTCCGTGTTAGGTGATGTATACAAGACTGACGTGTACAAATTATCCCGTTACATGAACCGGAACGGGGAATTGATTCCAGAAAACACCATCACGAAAGCCCCCTCTGCCGAACTGCGCCCCGGACAAAAAGATCAAGACTCCCTGCCCGATTACGACACGCTAGATGCTATTTTGAAATTATATCTTGAAGAAAATAGTTCCAAACAAGAAATCATCGCAAAAGGATTCGCCCCGGAAATAGTTGAAAAAACACTATCCTTGGTCAACCGTAACGACTACAAACGGGCACAATGCCCGCCTATACTGAAAGTCAGTAAAAAAGCGTTCGGTAGCGGACGCCGCATGCCACTTGTTGCCAAACTATAACCCCTGTTAAGAGAACAAGTTTATGAGAACGATAAAAGACAAAGAGCTACACGAAAAATATTGCAACATTTGCATTGATAGTCCCAACTCCCTTTTCGCGAATCTTGACGAAAGTAGTAAAAGTATTATTCGCCAAACCAGCATTTGCAAGATGTACAGGAAAGGGGACTTGATTTACGAAGAAGGGAATAAACCTTTCGGGTTAATTTGTCTGATTACTGGGAAAGCCAAAATCGCCAAGAAAGGCATCGCGGGACGAGAACAAATCGTGCGCATGGCAAAACCCGTCGGGTTCATCGGCTACCGGGCTTTCTTTGCCGAGGAAATGCACATCGCATCAGCGGAGGCTCTTGAGGAATCCATTGTCTGCATTATGAAAACAGAACTTATTTTCGGTATCGTGCGCAGTAACTCGGACGTTGCCATGAACGTGATCCGGGCGTTGGCTACCGACCTCGGATTTTCGAACCGCCGGACAGTAACACTCACGCAAAAACACATTCGCGGACGTCTGGCAGAAGCCTTGCTCGTACTGAAAGACACTTACGGGTTCGAGGACGATAACATGACCCTGAAAATTTGTCTCTCACGGGAAGATATGGCCAATCTCTCGAACATGACCACCTCTAATGCCATCCGCACGCTATCCAACTTTGCTTCGGAAGGCATACTGGAACTTTCCGGCAAACAAATCAAGATCACGAACATGGAAGCGCTGGAAAAAGTAAGCGAGATGGGATAACTCAATCATCCTGCAATTGATCGATACACTGGCTGATGGTTTCATAATCAAAGCCACGACTCAAAGCAAAGCGGAAAAGCTTTGCTTTTCGCTTATACGGGTCCTCCTCTTTTAATCCCCGATTCTTTTGTTTCAACAGCGCCAGACACGTGGCGTCACTTTCCTCATTGGGTAAAGAAGATAAAGCCCGTTCGATAATACGTTCCGGCACACGCTTTTGCCGGAGCATCTGCATGATCTTCAACTTTCCCCAGCGATTAAAACGATGCTTATCCCGGGCATACGCCTCTGCAAAGCGAGTATCATCCAAGAAATGATTCTTCACCAAAAACTCCATAACCGCAGCAATATCCTTTTCCTCTAACTCCCACCTCTGTAACTTTTTAAGGATATCAAAACTACAATACTCCTTTTTACTACACTGCCCGGCAACAATATTCAACGCTTTCTTCGCATCCACTTTCGATGTAATTTAGAATTTAAAATTTCCCCGGGCTTTCACCATTCTCTCCCGTTCATTAATATCCTTCCTCAATTCAACATCCTCGTACCCCATCTCCCGAAGTAACTCGACGGTCTCTTCCCCAAAAGCCTCATTGATCTCGAAAAACAGCAACCCACCCCAGTTCAGATGATCACGACCGAATTCGGCAATCTTCCGGTAAAACATTAACGGATCGGCATCCGGCACAAAAAGAGCCCTAGAGGGTTCATAATTCAACACCCGATCATGCATAAGAGCCTTTTCCGACTCCCGCACATAAGGCGGATTACTCACTATCACGTCGAAACTAGGCCACGCCCATTCCTCGTAACGTAATATATCACGTACCTCAAATTTCACCTCCACACCATTCCTCCGGGCATTATTGGCAGCTTGTTCCACAGCCTCCGGGGAAATATCCACCCCACAAAGCCGTACTCCTTTCAACAACTTACCCAACGACACAATGATACACCCACTCCCCGTTCCAATATCCAAAACACTTGTACCCGGCTGCACTCCCGATTCCACGATCCACATCACCAGCTCTTCCGTCTCCGGCCGGGGAATCAAGGTTTCGCTATTTAGCTGGAAATCAATACCGGCAAATTCCGTTTCTCCCAATATATACTGGATCGGTTTATCCGTTTTTAACTCTTCCACGATTTGAACAAATTTATCGACAAAGGTTTTTGCCAAAAATTCGTGTTTATTAAGATGGATTTCTATATTTGTACAATGCAATAATTTGCAAAAGGCAAGAGAGCATAAAACTTTTATTTCATGCTCGGTATAAGTATCCTTTAGCTCCTGTAATGCGTATTGTTGTAAATCAAACATCGTATTCATGGAACAAAGATACGGTTTAATTGAAAACTGAAAATTGAAAATTGAAATTTTAATTGCGTGAACTGGACAAGTATTGCGATTAACATTGGCATTGTACTGTATATTCTCACCATCTTGGCGATCATATACACGATCATACTGGAAAACAGGAATCCGGTACGTACACTCGCATGGATACTCGTGCTCGTGCTAGTCCCCGGTATCGGGCTGTTCTTTTACATCTATTTCGGCATGAATTACCGGAAGA from Butyricimonas virosa encodes the following:
- a CDS encoding Crp/Fnr family transcriptional regulator, with translation MRTIKDKELHEKYCNICIDSPNSLFANLDESSKSIIRQTSICKMYRKGDLIYEEGNKPFGLICLITGKAKIAKKGIAGREQIVRMAKPVGFIGYRAFFAEEMHIASAEALEESIVCIMKTELIFGIVRSNSDVAMNVIRALATDLGFSNRRTVTLTQKHIRGRLAEALLVLKDTYGFEDDNMTLKICLSREDMANLSNMTTSNAIRTLSNFASEGILELSGKQIKITNMEALEKVSEMG
- a CDS encoding regulatory protein RecX, encoding MDAKKALNIVAGQCSKKEYCSFDILKKLQRWELEEKDIAAVMEFLVKNHFLDDTRFAEAYARDKHRFNRWGKLKIMQMLRQKRVPERIIERALSSLPNEESDATCLALLKQKNRGLKEEDPYKRKAKLFRFALSRGFDYETISQCIDQLQDD
- the prmC gene encoding peptide chain release factor N(5)-glutamine methyltransferase encodes the protein MNTMFDLQQYALQELKDTYTEHEIKVLCSLAFCKLLHCTNIEIHLNKHEFLAKTFVDKFVQIVEELKTDKPIQYILGETEFAGIDFQLNSETLIPRPETEELVMWIVESGVQPGTSVLDIGTGSGCIIVSLGKLLKGVRLCGVDISPEAVEQAANNARRNGVEVKFEVRDILRYEEWAWPSFDVIVSNPPYVRESEKALMHDRVLNYEPSRALFVPDADPLMFYRKIAEFGRDHLNWGGLLFFEINEAFGEETVELLREMGYEDVELRKDINERERMVKARGNFKF